The Pseudomonas asiatica genome has a segment encoding these proteins:
- a CDS encoding PLP-dependent aminotransferase family protein — MEADNNTKSHYTYQAVYRYLLDWIEASPSDVEQRLPSLRQLAQRLNVSVSSTKYAYSLLEDEGRVYARPRLGYFTRASKAPLHGECSPSLLDTVFSSARQPGMLALSSDAPAMLLSLEKPLLMIERELARQYPRSHAPLYQPFGEPELRGVLADRYTRSPQRYWHAEHVFIGSDLRSILELSLRALGLEGQVALVESPCSWAVLRQLLAARMTIVEVPLRADGRFDLEQFRQLLHAQPVRLAVLSSATNVPQGGLMPAADKRQISRWLAERDVWLFENDGYGEFCFEASPARYRDFADPNRLLVFSTLDKVIGSEAPYGYLLCRRQTEQLQQLFLERAFRLSPIRQKAIAKMYTTRRVDQHLQLLRAMLRERMQHMQGLLELHGQGCLRWVAPQGGASLWLEATRPVEMRRVFQRLLSQRIVIAPGEIFSQRGLWRSHLRLCYTLDWSKDIPQALQRLVKAIQDEAQTP; from the coding sequence ATGGAAGCAGACAACAACACCAAGTCCCACTACACCTACCAGGCCGTGTACCGGTACCTGCTCGATTGGATCGAGGCCTCACCGTCGGACGTTGAACAGCGCCTGCCGTCGTTGCGCCAGCTGGCCCAGCGCCTGAACGTGTCGGTGTCCTCCACCAAGTACGCCTATTCGCTGCTCGAAGACGAGGGCCGGGTATACGCGAGGCCCAGGCTCGGTTATTTCACCCGAGCCAGCAAGGCGCCGCTGCACGGCGAATGTTCACCCAGCCTGCTCGATACGGTGTTTTCCAGCGCCCGCCAGCCCGGCATGCTGGCCCTGAGCAGCGACGCGCCGGCCATGCTGCTGTCGCTGGAGAAACCGCTGCTGATGATCGAGCGTGAACTGGCGCGCCAGTACCCCCGCTCCCATGCGCCGCTGTACCAGCCGTTCGGCGAGCCGGAGCTGCGCGGTGTGCTGGCCGACCGCTACACTCGCTCGCCCCAGCGCTACTGGCATGCCGAGCATGTGTTCATCGGCTCGGACCTGCGCAGCATCCTCGAGCTGTCGTTGCGCGCCCTGGGCTTGGAAGGCCAGGTGGCGCTGGTCGAGTCGCCTTGTTCCTGGGCGGTGCTGCGGCAGTTGCTGGCTGCGCGCATGACCATCGTCGAGGTGCCATTGCGCGCCGACGGCCGTTTCGACCTGGAGCAGTTCCGTCAGTTGCTGCATGCCCAGCCCGTGCGCCTGGCGGTGCTGTCGTCGGCCACCAATGTGCCCCAGGGCGGGTTGATGCCGGCCGCGGACAAGCGGCAGATCTCCCGCTGGCTGGCCGAGCGGGATGTGTGGCTGTTCGAGAACGATGGCTACGGCGAGTTCTGCTTTGAGGCCTCGCCGGCCCGCTATCGTGACTTCGCCGACCCCAACCGCTTGCTGGTGTTTTCCACGCTCGACAAAGTCATCGGATCCGAGGCGCCCTATGGATACCTGCTGTGTCGGCGCCAAACCGAGCAGTTGCAGCAGCTGTTTCTGGAACGTGCCTTCCGCCTATCGCCGATACGCCAGAAGGCCATCGCCAAGATGTACACCACCCGCCGGGTTGACCAGCACTTGCAGTTGCTACGCGCCATGCTGCGCGAACGCATGCAGCACATGCAGGGCCTGCTGGAGCTCCACGGCCAAGGTTGCCTGCGCTGGGTCGCGCCCCAGGGCGGGGCCAGCCTGTGGCTGGAAGCGACCCGGCCGGTGGAAATGCGCCGGGTATTCCAGCGCCTGCTGAGCCAGCGCATCGTCATCGCGCCCGGGGAAATCTTCAGTCAGCGGGGCCTGTGGCGCAGCCATCTGCGCTTGTGCTACACGCTGGACTGGAGCAAGGACATTCCCCAGGCGCTGCAGCGCCTGGTCAAGGCGATCCAGGACGAGGCTCAGACGCCGTAG
- the panB gene encoding 3-methyl-2-oxobutanoate hydroxymethyltransferase, giving the protein MSTHIRNGRMTVPQLVAMKGRQKIVSLTAYSSAIAQVIDPVVDFILVGDSTAMVGYGRSSTLGMRLDETIAHTRAVVDSTRLACVIADMPFGSYQESPEQAFRNCAEVLARTGCAGVKLEVNQVLAGTVEFLVERGVPVMAHIGLMPQFVNVMGGYKAQGMSSESGAALMADARANLRAGAFALLLEGVAEPVARAITEASDKPTIGIGASPTCDGQVLVTEDLLGLGGEHVPRFVKQYADVAGVIRKACTHFADEVRDGTFPTLEHCYGV; this is encoded by the coding sequence ATGAGCACGCATATCCGTAACGGACGAATGACTGTCCCGCAACTGGTGGCCATGAAAGGCCGTCAGAAGATCGTCTCGCTGACGGCATACTCCAGCGCGATTGCCCAGGTAATCGACCCCGTGGTCGACTTCATCCTGGTCGGTGACTCCACCGCGATGGTCGGCTACGGACGCAGTTCTACTCTGGGCATGCGCCTGGACGAGACCATCGCCCATACCCGCGCGGTGGTCGACAGCACGCGCCTGGCCTGCGTGATCGCCGACATGCCGTTCGGCAGCTATCAGGAGAGCCCCGAGCAGGCGTTTCGCAACTGCGCCGAGGTGCTTGCCCGTACCGGCTGCGCCGGGGTGAAACTGGAAGTCAACCAGGTGCTGGCCGGCACCGTGGAATTTCTGGTGGAACGCGGTGTGCCGGTGATGGCGCACATCGGCCTGATGCCGCAGTTCGTCAACGTCATGGGCGGCTACAAGGCCCAGGGCATGAGCTCGGAAAGCGGCGCAGCATTGATGGCCGATGCACGCGCCAACCTGCGGGCGGGCGCCTTCGCGCTGCTGCTCGAAGGCGTCGCCGAGCCGGTGGCCCGGGCCATAACCGAGGCCAGCGACAAGCCAACCATCGGTATCGGCGCCTCCCCGACCTGCGATGGCCAGGTGCTGGTCACCGAGGACCTGCTGGGCTTGGGGGGTGAGCATGTGCCACGGTTCGTCAAGCAGTACGCCGATGTCGCCGGTGTGATTCGCAAGGCCTGCACGCACTTCGCAGACGAGGTGCGTGACGGCACCTTCCCGACGCTTGAGCACTGCTACGGCGTCTGA
- a CDS encoding ATP-grasp domain-containing protein has translation MTNPCIEPGQRPLVLVDAYSTGAFLARALAEHRPLLHVSSRRDMPAAFAASCPQALFAQRYQLHEVGFEPLCQVLAAQHPEAVLTGSEFGVELADRLAATLGLPGNDPALSAARRDKALMAEQVAAAGLPVAAQLRTGSAEQACAWFQAQGPRPVVVKPLDSAGSDQVFICRNASQVRDAADAILGGTNLMMCDNHEVLVQEYLEGDEYVINTVSHQGRHWLSDAWRCTKTLSEDGRKIYDSEYLLAPDDPWLEALVGYVEGVLDALAIGEGPAHTEVILTAAGPRLLETGARLSGLANPPALQAATGADQVSLTVEACLTPARLLQRPRRYRQLQAACTLNLIARGQGRFDLGRVTSHLDQLASYHSARWRFSDGRALAPTVDLNSSPGAVFMVHPQPDRIRQDQLAWRTWEQDWL, from the coding sequence ATGACCAACCCTTGCATTGAACCGGGCCAGCGCCCACTGGTACTGGTGGACGCCTACTCCACCGGGGCCTTTCTCGCTCGTGCCCTGGCCGAGCACCGTCCGCTGCTGCACGTGAGCTCGCGACGGGACATGCCGGCCGCCTTCGCCGCCAGCTGCCCGCAGGCCCTGTTCGCCCAGCGCTACCAACTGCACGAGGTCGGCTTCGAGCCACTGTGTCAGGTGCTGGCGGCCCAGCACCCCGAAGCCGTGCTGACCGGCAGCGAGTTCGGCGTTGAGCTGGCCGATCGCCTGGCCGCCACCCTTGGTCTGCCGGGCAACGACCCGGCGCTGTCGGCAGCGCGCCGCGACAAGGCGCTGATGGCCGAGCAGGTGGCCGCCGCAGGTCTGCCGGTGGCAGCGCAATTGCGCACCGGCAGTGCCGAGCAGGCCTGCGCCTGGTTCCAGGCCCAGGGTCCGCGGCCGGTGGTGGTCAAGCCGCTGGACAGCGCTGGCTCCGACCAGGTGTTCATCTGCCGCAACGCCAGCCAGGTCCGCGATGCCGCCGACGCTATCCTCGGCGGCACCAACCTGATGATGTGCGACAACCATGAAGTGCTGGTGCAGGAGTACCTCGAAGGGGACGAGTACGTGATCAACACCGTCAGCCACCAAGGCCGGCACTGGCTCAGCGATGCCTGGCGCTGCACCAAGACCCTGAGCGAGGATGGGCGAAAGATCTACGACAGCGAATACCTGCTGGCCCCCGACGACCCGTGGCTGGAGGCCCTGGTCGGCTATGTCGAGGGCGTGCTCGATGCCCTGGCTATCGGTGAGGGTCCGGCACATACCGAGGTGATCCTCACCGCCGCCGGGCCACGCTTGCTGGAAACCGGCGCGCGCCTGTCCGGCCTGGCCAACCCACCCGCCCTGCAGGCTGCCACCGGCGCCGACCAGGTCAGCCTGACCGTCGAGGCATGCCTGACCCCAGCGCGCCTGCTGCAGCGCCCACGGCGCTATCGCCAGCTGCAGGCGGCCTGCACCCTCAACCTGATCGCCCGCGGCCAGGGTCGCTTCGACCTGGGCCGGGTAACCTCGCACCTCGACCAGCTGGCCTCTTACCACAGCGCCCGCTGGCGTTTCAGCGACGGCCGCGCCCTGGCGCCGACCGTCGACCTCAACAGTTCGCCGGGGGCCGTGTTCATGGTCCATCCGCAACCTGACCGCATCCGCCAGGACCAACTCGCCTGGCGGACGTGGGAGCAAGACTGGCTGTAA
- a CDS encoding methylaspartate mutase yields MASTNTSHFQRFIERARERRQLVVQPRMGFADIPSMRAGLEAVARQPDALGTITLDSYTRVGDYQSALRCLNDGSPLNGFPIVSHPLEALRGMLDGLYSEHFPIQVRHGTAQPQNIFKRMAAVGLDATEGGPVSYCMPYSRLPLLRAVDAWGQSCRALAEGTAHGHIESFGGCLLGQLCPPSMLLAVGLLETMFFRQYGIRSVSLSYAQGTSMAQDQGALRALRQLAAHYLGDIHWHVVVYTYMGVFPCTEHGARRLIVDSARLAQATGCERLIVKTVAEARQIPSVRDNLQALDMASSSAAQAPAALDPANQGYYEEILMETRQLVDAVLDLHADLGIALLQAFARGLLDIPYCLHSDNAGRATTLIDDHGALRWATLGGLPLARSHAAGNAEHGVRADQLFQMLHYMVNRYDQPLH; encoded by the coding sequence ATGGCCAGCACGAATACCAGCCACTTCCAGCGCTTCATCGAACGCGCCCGCGAGCGCAGGCAGCTTGTGGTGCAGCCGCGCATGGGTTTCGCCGACATCCCCAGCATGCGTGCTGGCCTGGAGGCCGTGGCCCGCCAACCGGACGCCCTGGGCACCATCACCCTCGACAGCTACACCCGTGTCGGCGATTACCAGAGCGCCCTGCGCTGCCTCAACGACGGCAGCCCGCTCAATGGCTTTCCCATCGTCAGCCACCCGCTGGAAGCCCTGCGCGGCATGCTCGACGGCCTCTACAGCGAGCACTTTCCGATCCAGGTACGCCATGGCACGGCCCAGCCGCAGAACATCTTCAAGCGCATGGCCGCAGTTGGCCTGGATGCCACCGAAGGCGGCCCTGTGTCCTACTGCATGCCCTACAGTCGCTTGCCGCTGCTGCGTGCGGTGGACGCCTGGGGACAAAGCTGCCGTGCGCTGGCCGAGGGCACCGCGCATGGCCATATCGAGAGCTTCGGCGGCTGCCTGCTGGGTCAGTTATGCCCACCCTCGATGCTGCTGGCGGTCGGCCTGCTCGAAACCATGTTCTTTCGCCAGTACGGCATCCGCAGCGTGTCGCTGAGCTATGCCCAGGGCACCAGCATGGCCCAGGACCAAGGCGCGCTGCGCGCCTTGCGCCAGTTGGCGGCGCACTACTTGGGCGATATCCATTGGCACGTGGTGGTGTACACCTACATGGGCGTGTTCCCCTGTACCGAACATGGCGCCCGCCGGTTGATCGTCGACAGCGCCCGCCTGGCACAGGCCACCGGTTGCGAACGGCTGATCGTCAAGACCGTGGCCGAAGCCCGACAGATTCCCTCGGTGCGCGACAACCTTCAGGCGCTGGACATGGCCAGCAGCAGCGCGGCGCAGGCACCAGCGGCGCTCGATCCTGCCAACCAGGGCTATTACGAGGAAATCCTGATGGAAACCAGGCAACTGGTCGACGCCGTGCTCGACCTGCACGCCGACCTGGGCATTGCGCTGCTGCAGGCCTTCGCCCGAGGTTTGCTGGATATTCCCTACTGCCTGCACTCCGACAACGCCGGCCGCGCCACCACCCTGATCGACGACCACGGTGCGCTGCGCTGGGCCACCCTGGGCGGCCTGCCGCTTGCGCGTAGCCACGCGGCAGGCAACGCCGAACACGGCGTGCGCGCCGACCAACTGTTCCAGATGCTGCACTACATGGTGAACCGTTATGACCAACCCTTGCATTGA
- a CDS encoding ATP-grasp domain-containing protein: MHIVIVNRWPRFHDGQRWDNELTRYEAFFDHHAHRISYVVDGPGALGVLTPREQIAHMVQVEDVNQYPQLLAAVTEVIERVGPVDLLIALSEFTLEIAAQVRQALNIPGHGPDEVGVYRDKARMKHVLQEHGLAVPAFTRCHSLEHTLNFANATGYPLIVKPVDGAASIGVVRVDDERQLLAALDGVDLARHEVEAFVEGQVYHVDGYTDATGQVPFQAVSRYLNSCLDFARHQPLGSVLLQASPLRTRIADFSRQCLQALGLRDTAFHLELFVCEDGRLVFLEVGARVGGSEVPHLINQVFGVNLYEHWLKNLLGEPATLPGQDSDPSGGWLIIPKPRQLPCTVLEAPSQRTQVASLWRELLPQPGEVLEVGGGYDALQGGRFIFTGSDQAGIERDIRHVIEHYRLETQPA, translated from the coding sequence ATGCATATCGTGATCGTCAACCGCTGGCCGCGCTTCCACGACGGCCAGCGCTGGGACAACGAACTGACCCGCTACGAAGCCTTCTTCGATCACCATGCCCACCGCATCAGTTATGTGGTCGACGGCCCCGGCGCGCTCGGCGTGCTGACGCCACGCGAGCAGATCGCCCACATGGTGCAGGTCGAGGACGTAAACCAGTACCCACAGTTGCTGGCCGCAGTGACTGAAGTGATCGAACGGGTCGGCCCGGTCGACCTGCTGATCGCGTTGTCCGAATTCACCCTCGAAATCGCCGCCCAGGTGCGCCAGGCACTGAACATTCCGGGCCATGGGCCGGACGAAGTGGGGGTGTACCGCGACAAGGCGCGGATGAAACACGTGCTGCAAGAGCATGGCCTGGCCGTGCCGGCCTTCACTCGCTGCCATAGCCTGGAACACACCCTGAACTTCGCCAACGCAACCGGCTACCCGCTGATCGTCAAGCCGGTGGACGGCGCCGCCAGCATCGGCGTGGTGCGGGTCGATGACGAGCGCCAGCTGCTGGCCGCGCTCGACGGCGTCGACCTGGCGCGCCACGAAGTGGAGGCCTTCGTCGAGGGCCAGGTATACCACGTCGACGGCTACACCGACGCTACCGGTCAGGTGCCGTTCCAGGCCGTGTCGCGCTACCTCAACAGTTGTCTGGACTTCGCCCGGCACCAGCCGTTGGGCTCGGTGTTGCTGCAAGCCTCGCCGTTGCGTACGCGCATCGCCGACTTCAGTCGCCAGTGCCTGCAGGCGCTGGGGCTGCGCGACACCGCGTTCCACCTGGAACTGTTCGTGTGCGAGGACGGTCGCCTGGTATTCCTGGAAGTGGGTGCGCGGGTTGGCGGCAGCGAGGTGCCACACCTGATCAACCAGGTGTTCGGCGTCAATCTCTATGAGCATTGGCTGAAGAACCTGCTCGGCGAGCCTGCCACCCTGCCCGGCCAGGACAGCGACCCCAGCGGCGGCTGGCTGATCATCCCCAAGCCGCGGCAACTGCCGTGCACAGTGCTCGAGGCACCGTCGCAGCGCACCCAGGTCGCTTCGCTTTGGCGCGAGTTGCTGCCCCAGCCCGGCGAAGTGCTGGAGGTCGGCGGCGGCTACGACGCGCTGCAGGGCGGACGTTTCATTTTCACCGGTAGCGACCAGGCCGGCATCGAGCGAGACATCCGACATGTCATCGAACACTACCGCCTGGAGACGCAACCAGCATGA
- a CDS encoding cobalamin B12-binding domain-containing protein, translated as MKSQHLCLLATVESDSHMWNLVYLQLWLGERGLEVKNLGSCTPVQAVLDAVDQHQHAHLLVISSVNGHGYSQGLALIRALRQQHPHLHIVIGGKLTTSEAQTRAVREELLAAGYDAVFTEDDALDAFQRHLDRLAQARHSLVLGAGDVTHWT; from the coding sequence ATGAAAAGCCAACACCTGTGCCTGCTGGCCACGGTCGAATCCGACTCGCACATGTGGAACCTGGTGTACCTGCAACTGTGGCTGGGCGAGCGCGGCCTGGAGGTGAAGAACCTGGGCAGCTGCACACCGGTCCAGGCCGTGCTCGACGCCGTCGACCAGCACCAACACGCGCATCTGCTGGTGATCAGCAGTGTCAACGGCCACGGCTACTCCCAGGGTCTGGCACTGATTCGCGCGCTGCGCCAGCAGCACCCGCACCTGCACATCGTGATTGGCGGCAAGCTGACCACCTCCGAGGCGCAAACCCGCGCGGTCCGCGAGGAGCTGCTGGCTGCCGGGTACGACGCGGTGTTCACCGAGGACGACGCCCTAGACGCCTTCCAGCGCCATCTCGATCGCTTGGCCCAGGCCCGTCACTCGCTGGTGCTCGGCGCTGGCGACGTGACGCACTGGACCTGA
- a CDS encoding MFS transporter: MAEHPPLRRFGAGLLLGLMAEQTVLFAVPLMVYQVTGSLRYSGLVFALEWLPALLAYPFAGVLADRVGGRSLLQWANVLRAASLGLTVLCCSLAPALTVWALAANGVLLSLLMAPVRMAVERTVPQVAPAERLAHTQSLVQNMELLAQVLGPACAAALVLYSGKLALLGLAAVALLLAALCWRGLPNAHADSTRQPVLAALRQGWQLLLGNPPIISLALLNCSINLAFACVLSANAFVVSDVFQATDSAFGLINSAAGALGLLNFLLVPWLLTRLSIHQVGALGFAVLCGGILAMGMANGVFAYGASFVLAMAGCTLFNVFNRTQRIKVIPRKHLGKVMGPFYLLNLASYPLGGLLSASIGQRYGIQGLILAMGLLLSVPGALLFHLTTRRLNAALGTDTLAMEASR; this comes from the coding sequence ATGGCTGAGCACCCGCCCCTGCGCCGCTTCGGCGCCGGCCTGCTGCTGGGCCTGATGGCCGAACAGACGGTGCTGTTTGCCGTCCCGCTGATGGTCTACCAGGTCACCGGCAGCCTGCGTTACTCCGGGCTGGTGTTCGCCCTGGAATGGCTGCCGGCGCTGCTCGCTTACCCGTTCGCCGGGGTGCTGGCGGACCGTGTAGGCGGGCGCAGTCTGCTGCAGTGGGCCAACGTGCTGCGCGCCGCCAGCCTGGGGCTGACCGTACTGTGCTGCAGCCTGGCGCCGGCCCTGACGGTCTGGGCGCTGGCGGCCAACGGCGTACTGCTGTCGCTGCTGATGGCTCCGGTGCGCATGGCCGTGGAGCGCACCGTGCCGCAGGTGGCGCCGGCCGAGCGCCTGGCCCACACCCAGTCGCTGGTGCAGAACATGGAGCTATTGGCACAGGTGCTGGGTCCGGCCTGCGCCGCCGCGCTAGTGCTGTACAGCGGCAAGCTGGCGCTGCTGGGCCTGGCCGCCGTCGCGCTGCTGCTGGCAGCACTGTGCTGGCGCGGTCTGCCCAACGCCCACGCCGACAGTACTCGGCAACCTGTGCTCGCAGCCCTGCGCCAGGGCTGGCAGCTGCTGCTGGGTAACCCGCCGATCATCAGCCTGGCGCTGCTGAACTGCAGCATCAACCTGGCCTTCGCCTGCGTGCTCAGCGCCAATGCCTTCGTCGTCAGCGACGTGTTCCAGGCCACCGACAGTGCCTTCGGCCTGATCAACAGCGCCGCCGGGGCTTTGGGCCTGCTGAACTTCCTGCTGGTGCCGTGGTTGCTGACAAGACTGTCGATCCACCAGGTGGGGGCGCTGGGTTTCGCCGTGCTGTGCGGCGGGATCCTGGCCATGGGCATGGCCAATGGCGTATTCGCCTACGGTGCCAGCTTCGTCCTGGCCATGGCCGGCTGCACCCTGTTCAACGTGTTCAACCGCACCCAGCGGATCAAGGTGATCCCGCGCAAGCACCTGGGCAAGGTAATGGGCCCTTTCTACCTTCTCAACCTGGCGTCCTACCCGCTGGGCGGCCTGCTCAGCGCCAGCATCGGCCAACGCTACGGCATTCAGGGCCTGATTCTCGCCATGGGCCTGCTGTTGAGCGTGCCGGGCGCCCTGCTGTTCCACCTCACCACGCGGCGCCTGAACGCCGCACTTGGCACTGACACACTAGCCATGGAGGCATCCCGATGA
- a CDS encoding LLM class flavin-dependent oxidoreductase — protein MTPLRIHWCSPLDSGQQKASDKYDTGRLDFAGIVDFAQEADELGIDSLLMGISYHMPDPLPMIGALVRETRNVKFILAYRPGLLHPTLFTQVVNTLSWMSDKRIALNLVAGISPDEQAYYGDYVAHDGRYARTCEFIEILRRFWAGETPLSHHGDFYQLDKAQLGLPFKDLERPRLYLSGASGIAQQVAVSHSDCWLRYGDTPEGIAEAAREVLAAGRSVGIRMHVLARETRDEALAEVDAMMENPDQQHREWVRQFVARCDSEAVKTSFRLAEGAHHDWLSPMLWSGAVAYRGGPALCVVGSYEEVAAYLLEYKKAGVSEFIFSGWPTRDEMRSFCQHVLPRLRELEAELDRQHG, from the coding sequence ATGACCCCCTTGCGCATTCACTGGTGCTCGCCGCTCGACAGCGGCCAGCAGAAAGCCTCCGACAAGTACGACACCGGACGCCTGGACTTCGCCGGTATCGTCGATTTCGCCCAGGAGGCCGACGAACTGGGCATCGACTCGCTGCTGATGGGCATCAGCTACCACATGCCCGACCCGCTGCCGATGATCGGCGCGCTGGTGCGCGAAACTCGCAACGTCAAGTTCATCCTCGCCTACCGCCCCGGGCTGCTGCACCCGACCCTGTTCACCCAGGTGGTCAACACGCTGTCGTGGATGTCCGACAAGCGCATCGCCCTGAACCTGGTGGCCGGCATCTCGCCGGACGAGCAGGCGTACTACGGTGACTACGTTGCTCACGATGGCCGCTATGCGCGCACCTGCGAGTTCATCGAGATTCTCAGGCGCTTCTGGGCCGGGGAAACGCCACTCAGCCACCATGGCGACTTCTACCAGCTGGACAAGGCCCAGCTGGGCCTCCCGTTCAAGGACCTTGAGCGGCCACGCCTGTATCTGAGCGGCGCCTCAGGCATCGCCCAGCAGGTCGCGGTATCCCACAGCGACTGCTGGCTGCGCTACGGCGACACGCCCGAAGGCATTGCCGAGGCCGCGCGCGAAGTACTCGCGGCCGGACGTTCGGTAGGCATACGCATGCACGTGCTGGCGCGAGAAACCCGCGACGAGGCACTGGCCGAGGTCGACGCAATGATGGAAAACCCCGACCAGCAGCACCGTGAATGGGTGCGCCAGTTTGTCGCCCGCTGCGACTCCGAGGCGGTCAAGACATCGTTTCGTCTGGCCGAGGGTGCCCATCACGACTGGCTGTCGCCGATGCTTTGGTCGGGGGCTGTGGCCTACCGAGGCGGCCCGGCTCTGTGCGTGGTAGGCAGCTATGAGGAAGTGGCCGCCTACCTGCTGGAGTACAAGAAGGCCGGGGTGAGCGAGTTCATCTTCTCCGGTTGGCCGACCCGCGACGAGATGCGCAGCTTCTGCCAGCACGTGCTGCCACGCTTGCGCGAACTTGAAGCCGAACTGGACCGCCAGCATGGCTGA
- a CDS encoding asparagine synthetase A codes for MDEIQRQIAAFDHPDVEAVAIIRGRVLHALQTFLLDRDFRQLLPILMSPITDPLNHAVYPAEIQYQQRRLKLTASMIFHKQLALTARGHERIFIVAPNIRLEKPEIKDSQRHLLEFSQFDFEIRGGTMQQAMQLIEQMVKHTLDEVRQHCAAQLAQLGRELPRYETAFPVYSTDELQAELGDDFERLMSEKAHTPFFITNHRREFYDRETPGQRGHYNNYDLVWPEGYGEALSGAEREYEHGQILYRMNELDMDLTPFGNFLEAARQGLLHPSAGGGLGIERLLRFICGKRHIRDVALFDRSVGSDFLF; via the coding sequence ATGGATGAAATTCAGCGCCAGATCGCCGCATTTGACCACCCAGACGTCGAAGCAGTGGCCATTATCCGTGGCCGTGTGCTGCACGCCCTACAGACCTTCTTGCTCGACCGTGACTTCCGCCAGTTGTTGCCGATACTGATGTCGCCGATCACCGACCCCCTGAACCACGCGGTGTACCCGGCCGAGATCCAGTACCAGCAGCGGCGCCTGAAACTCACCGCCAGCATGATCTTCCACAAGCAACTGGCCCTGACCGCCCGCGGCCACGAGCGCATCTTTATCGTTGCGCCGAACATCCGCCTGGAAAAGCCGGAGATCAAGGACTCCCAGCGTCACTTGCTGGAGTTCTCCCAGTTCGACTTCGAGATTCGCGGCGGCACCATGCAACAGGCCATGCAGTTGATCGAGCAGATGGTCAAGCACACCCTGGACGAGGTGCGCCAACACTGCGCCGCGCAACTGGCCCAGCTGGGCCGTGAACTGCCGCGTTACGAAACCGCCTTCCCGGTGTACAGCACCGACGAACTGCAGGCCGAACTGGGCGATGACTTCGAGCGCTTGATGTCGGAAAAGGCCCATACGCCGTTCTTCATCACCAACCACCGCCGCGAGTTCTACGACCGCGAGACCCCCGGCCAACGCGGCCACTACAACAACTATGACCTGGTCTGGCCCGAGGGCTATGGCGAGGCATTGTCGGGCGCCGAACGGGAGTACGAGCACGGTCAGATCCTCTACCGCATGAACGAGCTGGACATGGACCTGACCCCGTTCGGCAACTTCCTCGAAGCAGCCCGCCAGGGGCTGCTGCATCCCAGCGCCGGCGGCGGGCTGGGCATCGAACGGCTGCTGCGCTTCATCTGCGGCAAGCGCCATATCCGCGATGTCGCCCTGTTCGACCGCAGTGTCGGCAGTGACTTCCTGTTCTGA